One window of Entelurus aequoreus isolate RoL-2023_Sb linkage group LG06, RoL_Eaeq_v1.1, whole genome shotgun sequence genomic DNA carries:
- the srrd gene encoding SRR1-like protein: protein MSDTRGEWQVARRRKGASKSLKSLRVSPTCCQTPLDVGKTIKRIKETVAELKCEEVWKEWKDQILPSLNHKNNKDSAEIFHESLDDKISPLQCVCYGLGTFSSCVSARYQLAMMLLLLDAGKILLKDCFVFDPAFSPGEKDVLRALGLTVLTENEEGKRLATRPTLFYLMHCGKALYNNLLWKNWSAQCLPLLMIIGNSFSSMRERMLEREFQRDYRYISQAVTVCEDRPLTCPSRLLDVFGDTALITFKSSALIGLPQSTWTETPEPLYQHCPDLEIIQNEPIKTTDS from the exons ATGTCTGACACAAGGGGTGAGTGGCAGGTCGCACGCCGACGAAAAGGTGCGTCCAAAAGTTTAAAGAGTTTACGTGTGTCTCCAACATGCTGTCAAACCCCGTTGGATGTCGGTAAAACTATCAAGCGGATCAAAGAAACCGT GGCTGAACTCAAATGTGAAGAAGTTTGGAAAGAATGGAAAG ATCAGATCCTACCATCTTTGAACCACAAGAACAATAAGGATTCAGCGGAAATATTCCACGAGAGTTTGGATGACAAAATAAGTCCACTTCAATGTGTGTGTTATGGCTTGGGCACCTTTTCCTCGTGTGTGTCTGCACGCTACCAGCTGGCCATGATGCTCTTGCTCCTGGATGCAGGAAAG ATTCTACTCAAAGACTGTTTTGTTTTTGATCCAGCTTTCTCCCCTGGAGAAAAAGATGTCCTGAGAGCATTGGGTCTGACTGTTCTCACAGAAAATGAG GAGGGGAAGCGACTGGCCACCAGACCTACCCTCTTTTACCTGATGCATTGTGGGAAAGCCTTGTACAACAACCTGCTGTGGAAGAACTGGAGTGCACAATGTTTGCCCCTCTTGATGATAATAGGAAACAGCTTTAGCAGCATGAGAGAGAG GATGCTTGAGAGAGAATTTCAGAGGGACTACAGATACATCAGCCAGGCAGTGACTGTATGTGAGGACAGACCGCTAACCTGTCCATCTCGTCTTTTGGACGTCTTCGGTGACACTGCACTCATCACTTTTAAGTCTAGCGCCCTTATCGGTCTGCCACAGTCTACTTGGACAGAGACGCCTGAACCATTATATCAGCACTGCCCGGATTTGGAGATAATACAGAACGAACCCATAAAAACGACTGACAGTTAA
- the tfip11 gene encoding tuftelin-interacting protein 11, with protein sequence MSMSHLYGRRGEAEEEGVEIESFEITDWDLANEFNPDRRRHRQTKEEMTYGIWAERDSDDDERPSFGGKRSKDYTAPVNFVSAGLRKSAAEEKQPKEELDSDTSDDTPLAPPPPRSSAPKKLQKGNIHGHQSQRFAGGIHTGQGIGTWEKHTKGIGQKLLQKMGYQPGKGLGKNAQGIVNPVEAKVRKGKGAVGAYGNERTQQSLQDFPVVDSDEEEEKEFQKELGQWRKDPTTSGAKKKPKYSFKTIDELKAKGKLVGRSAVASAGELAQVKVIDMTGREQRVYSSYSQMSNKHSVPEEGPPSMATKDQKGSGFALPELEHNLQLLIDLTEQDILQSARRLQHEKDVVVSLSHESKALQSRLKEEQDAISKMEAVLALVDRFPCGETAPGEGLTLQECARIFETLQTDYYEEYKTMGLADLAAAVIHPLLKEKLFSWNPLKDSSYGLEEVGQWRAILESRNLNTGGHDSNMDPYHRLLWEVWIPVMRSSVSGWQPRTVAPMVDCVEIWSPLLPAWISDHLLEQFILPRLQREVDSWNPLTDTVPIHSWIHPWLPLLQSRLEPLYPPIRSKLANALQRWHPSDASARLILQPWKDVFTPGAWEAFMVKNIIPKLALCLEELVINPHQQQMDPFNWVMDWEGMLSPSSLVSLLDKNFFPKWLQVLCSWLSNSPNYEEITKWYLGWKGMFSDVLLLQSVIKEKFNEALDIMNRAVSLGMGGYMQPGARENIAYLTQTERRKDFHYEAMQERRDAESVTHRVAGVTVPTNFKDLIQTKAEENNIVFMPLVAKRHEGKQLYTFGRIVIYIDRGVVFVQGEKTWVPTSLQSLIDMAK encoded by the exons ATGTCAATGTCGCACCTGTATGGACGGAGAGGGGAGGCAGAGGAGGAAGGTGTGGAGATTGAAAGTTTCGAGATCACAGATTGGGACTTGGCTAATGAGTTCAACCCAGACCGCCGCAGGCACCGACAGACCAAGGAGGAGATGACCTATGGCATCTGGGCGGAAAGGGATTCTGATGATGATGAGAGGCCCAGCTTTGGAGGCAAGAG ATCTAAAGACTATACTGCTCCAGTAAACTTTGTGAGTGCTGGGTTAAGAAAATCCGCAGCTGAGGAAAAACAACCAAAAGAAGAACTTGATTCTGATACATCAGATGACACTCCATTAGCACCTCCACCACCTCGAAGCTCAGCGCCCAAAAAGCTTCAAAAG GGTAACATCCATGGACACCAGTCTCAGAGGTTTGCTGGTGGTATACACACTGGGCAAGGAATTGGTACGTGGGAGAAACACACCAAAGGAATTGGACAAAAACTGCTGCAGAAAATGGGATACCAACCAGGCAAAGGCTTGGGCAAGAATGCTCAGG GTATTGTCAACCCGGTTGAGGCCAAGGTTCGTAAAGGAAAGGGAGCGGTGGGGGCTTACGGCAATGAACGAACCCAACAGAGTCTTCAGGATTTTCCTGTGGTTGACTCAGATGAGGAGGAGGAAAAG GAGTTTCAGAAGGAGTTAGGCCAGTGGCGTAAAGATCCGACCACCTCAGGAGCAAAGAAGAAACCAAAATACTCTTTCAAAACCATAGATGAACTAAAGGCTAAAGGCAAGCTTGTTGGCCGCAGCGCTGTAGCATCTGCTGGAGAGCTGGCACAAGTCAAG GTAATAGATATGACTGGAAGAGAGCAAAGGGTATATTCCAGTTACAGTCAGATGTCCAACAAGCACAGTGTGCCAGAAGAAGGGCCACCCAGCATGGCCACAAAGGATCAGAAGGGATCTGGCTTTGCACTTCCTGAACTGGAACATAACCTGCAACTTTTGATTGACCTCACGGAACAAGACATATTACAG TCTGCCCGCCGCCTCCAGCATGAAAAAGACGTGGTTGTGTCGCTGAGCCACGAGTCTAAGGCACTACAGAGTCGACTAAAGGAAGAGCAAGATGCCATCAGCAAAATGGAGGCTGTGTTGGCCTTGGTGGACCGTTTTCCGTGTGGAGAGACGGCACCAGGGGAGGGACTCACTTTACAG GAGTGCGCCCGCATTTTTGAGACTTTGCAGACAGACTATTATGAAGAATACAAGACGATGGGTTTGGCTGACTTGGCAGCAGCTGTCATTCATCCTTTACTCAAAGAGAAACTTTTCTCCTGGAATCCATTAAAG gACAGTTCTTATGGTCTTGAAGAGGTTGGTCAGTGGAGGGCAATTCTTGAATCTAGAAACCTGAATACTGGTGGCCATGATTCAAACATGGACCCATACCACAG GCTGCTGTGGGAGGTTTGGATCCCAGTGATGCGATCCTCTGTGTCAGGCTGGCAGCCTCGCACGGTGGCGCCAATGGTGGACTGTGTGGAAATATGGTCTCCTCTTCTTCCTGCTTGGATCTCGGATCACCTTCTTGAGCAGTTTATTTTACCTCGTCTACAGCGAGAG GTGGACAGTTGGAATCCTTTAACAGACACAGTTCCCATCCACTCCTGGATCCACCCTTGGCTACCTCTGCTCCAATCACGCCTAGAGCCTCTGTACCCGCCAATCAGGAGCAAACTTGCTAATGCATTGCAACGGTGGCATCCCAGCGATGCCTCTGCACGCCTCATCCTGCAACCCTGGAAAGATGTTTTCACTCCAGGAGCTTGGGAGGCCTTTATGGTGAAAAACATCATCCCTAAACTAG CTTTGTGTCTGGAAGAGCTGGTCATCAACCCTCACCAGCAGCAGATGGATCCCTTTAATTGGGTCATGGACTGGGAGGGCATGCTGTCCCCCTCTAGCCTGGTGTCTCTGCTGGACAAAAACTTCTTTCCAAAGTGGCTGCAG GTCCTGTGTTCGTGGTTGAGCAACAGTCCTAACTATGAGGAAATCACCAAATGGTACCTCGGTTGGAAGGGCATGTTCAGCGATGTCTTGTTGTTACAGTCGGTCATAAAAGAGAAGTTCAATGAAGCCTTGGACATTATGAACCGTGCAGTTTCTTTAGGCATGG GTGGATACATGCAACCCGGTGCGAGAGAGAACATTGCATATCTCACTCAGACCGAGAGAAGAAAGGACTTTCACTACGAGGCCATGCAAGAGCGCAGGGATGCTGAGAGTGTCACTCACAGGGTGGCCGGCGTTACCGTACCCACAAACTTCAAAGATCTCATCCAGACCAAGGCAGAGGAGAACAACATTGTGTTCATGCCTCTCGTGGCCAAACGCCATGAGGGCAAACAGCTGTACACGTTTGGACGCATTGTCATCTACATAGACAGAGGAGTTGTGTTTGTGCAAGGAGAAAAGACGTGGGTTCCCACATCTTTGCAGAGTCTGATCGATATGGCTAAGTGA